A single window of Gopherus flavomarginatus isolate rGopFla2 chromosome 15, rGopFla2.mat.asm, whole genome shotgun sequence DNA harbors:
- the CCDC74B gene encoding coiled-coil domain-containing protein 74B, which translates to MNNTSFPSLGHLPQWSRVGRMDKSSSLQLGIQNNQGPQPHSQSQSVEAWKKDPHNLVMDLERSLKFLQQQHAETLMKLHEEIEYLKRENKELHYKLIMNQSLQIKGDNLTPTLSDKFLSRQSSAAAAGSRYSVTNRQQMDQPKKQKLNTEEQVVNVVQGEPEPPCPKVKPQEEVLSREDREVSDKITSPVLSLPCQIKSEQAQVPPASSNPFLVSVLPSHIRKPPTLEECEIVIHQLWNINHMQAQELMYLKSYLEDIHKNKRIPEDYLLASQIGNQEVSRLPKMLKGTSKKCLFLTPLPAAERAVLPALKQTLGNSFAERQKRTQAIQRSRLRRTVL; encoded by the exons ATGAATAATACCAGTTTCCCTTCACTGGGGCACCTACCACAGTGGTCAAGAGTAGGACGAATGGATAAATCAAGCAGTCTTCAACTTGGCATCCAGAATAACCAGGGACCTCAGCCTCATTCTCAGTCCCAATCTGTTGAAGCCTGGAAAAAAGACCCACATAACCTAGTCATGGATTTGGAGAGAAGCCTGAAGTTCCTACAGCAGCAGCATGCTGAGACCCTAATGAAGCTTCATGAGGAAATTGAGTATctcaaaagagaaaacaaag AGCTTCATTATAAACTCATAATGAATCAGTCGCTGCAGATAAAAG GTGATAATTTAACTCCCACCTTGTCTGACAAGTTCCTTTCAAGGCAAAGTTCAGCAG CTGCTGCAGGCTCTAGGTATTCAGTGACGAACAGGCAGCAGATGGACCAGCCCAAAAAGCAAAAACTGAATACAGAAGAACAGGTGGTCAATGTGGTACAAGGGGAGCCAGAGCCTCCCTGTCCAAAGGTGAAGCCACAAGAGGAGGTTCTTTCTAG AGAGGACAGAGAAGTCTCTGATAAAATTACATCTCCAGTACTTTCACTGCCATGCCAGATTAAATCTGAGCAAGCTCAGGTACCACCAGCCTCCTCCAACCCTTTCCTGGTGAGTGTCCTCCCCTCCCACATCCGGAAACCACCTACGCTGGAAGAATGTGAGATTGTCATCCACCAGCTATGGAACATCAACCACATGCAAGCACAGGAG CTGATGTATTTGAAATCATATCTGGAAGACATCCACAAGAACAAAAGGATTCCTGAAGACTATCTGCTAGCCAGCCAGATTGG gAATCAAGAAGTTTCACGATTACCCAAAATGCTAAAAGGTACATCTAAGAAATG tttgtttttaactccactGCCAGCTGCTGAAAGGGCAGTTCTGCCAGCACTGAAGCAAACACTGGGAAACAGTTTTGCTGAGAGACAGAAGAGAACTCAAGCTATTCAAAGAAGCCGTCTTCGTCGCACTGTGCTTTAG
- the MED15 gene encoding mediator of RNA polymerase II transcription subunit 15 isoform X2, which produces MDVSGQETDWRSANFRQKLVSQIEEAMRKAGVAHNKSSKDMENHVFMKAKTREEYLSLVARLILHFRDIHNKKSQASVSDPMNALQNLTGGPPAGAAGMGMASRAQGAPMGGMSGLGPMGQQMSLPGQQPPGTSGMAPHGMSGVSAATQQTQLQLQQMAQQQQQQQQQFQQQQAALQQQQQQQFQAQQSAMQQQFQVQQQQAAAAAAAQQQQQQQQLQAAQQQQQQHMLKLQMQQQQQNQQQMQQQQQLQRIAQMQLQQQAAQVMQVQQQQQQQQQQIPQQQIQQQPSQQVMQQMQQQQQQVAQAQQSQLPPQSQSQSQPQSMVSQAQAISGQIPSQVMSVPFTQQQLKAMQVRAQLVQQQQQAAAAVQAAQAQAAQMGASGQMITATMARGGMQIRPRFPPTTAVSATPPSSIPLGGQQMPQVSQSSITMMSSPSPVQQAQTPQSMPPPPQPQPSPQPGQPTSQPNSNVSSGPAPSPSSFLPSPSPQPSQSPAAARTPQNFSVPSPGPLNTPGNPNSVMSPASSSQSEEQQYLEKLKQLSKYIEPLRRMINKIDKNEDRKKDLSKMKSLLDILTDPSKRCPLKTLQKCEIALEKLKNDMAVPTPPPPPVPPTKQQYLCQPLLDAVLANIRSPVFNHSLYRTFVPAMTAIHGPPITAQMASPRKRKYEEDERQTIPNVLQGEVARLNPKFLVNLDPSHCSNNGTVHLICKLDDKNLPNVPPLQLSVPADYPDQSPLWIDNSRQYANPFLQSVYQYMTSKLLQLPDKHSVTALLNTWAQSIRQACLSAA; this is translated from the exons atcctatgaatgcactgCAGAATCTAACAGGCGGCCCCCCAGCAGGAGCAGCTGGAATGGGCATGGCTTCACGAGCTCAAGGGGCACCAATGGGTGGGATGAGTGGACTTGGGCCAATGGGCCAGCAGATGAGCCTTCCAGGGCAGCAGCCTCCTGGAACCTCTGGGATGGCCCCCCATGGTATGTCTGGCGTCTCTGCAGCTACTCAACAGA CCCAGCTCCAACTGCAACAGAtggcacagcagcagcaacagcagcagcaacaatttCAGCagcaacaggcagctttgcagcagcagcagcagcaacagttccAGGCACAGCAGTCAGCCATGCAACAGCAGTTCCAGGTCCaacagcagcaggcagcagcagcagcagctgcacagcagcagcagcaacagcagcagctgcaagcagcccagcagcagcagcagcagcacatgctcaaactgcagatgcagcagcagcagcaaaatcaGCAACAG atgcagcagcagcagcaactacaGCGAATTGCTCAAATGCAGTTACAGCAGCAGGCAGCTCAGGTTAtgcaggtgcagcagcagcagcagcaacaacaacaacaaataccACAGCAACAAATACAGCAGCAGCCATCTCAGCAAGTCATGCAacagatgcagcagcagcagcagcaggttgcTCAGGCCCAACAGTCTCAGCTTCCACCACAGTCACAGTCACAGTCACAGCCACAGTCCATGGTCTCTCAGGCACAGGCAATCTCAGGACAGATCCCTAGTCAGGTCATGTCCGTACCTTTTACCCAGCAGCAGTTAAAAGCCATGCAG GTAAGAGCTCAactggtgcagcagcagcagcaggcagcggCAGCAGTCCAAGCAGCTCAGGCCCAGGCTGCTCAGATGGGAGCTTCAGGGCAG ATGATCACCGCAACTATGGCCAGAGGTGGGATGCAAATAAGACCACGGTTCCCGCCTACCACCGCTGTATCTGCCACGCCTCCAAGCTCCATTCCTTTGGGCGGACAGCAAATGCCACAG GTCAGCCAGAGCAGCATTACCATGATGTCTTCTCCTTCACCTGTCCAGCAAGCGCAGACACCCCAGTCAATGCCACCACCTCCTCAGCCACAGCCATCACCTCAACCAGGGCAGCCAACTTCTCAGCCAAACTCAAATGTCAG CTCCGGCCCagccccatctcccagcagcttcCTCCCCAGTCCATCTCCTCAaccatcccagagcccagcagCTGCACGAACACCACAGAACtttagtgtcccatctccaggtCCTTTAAACACTCCAG GAAATCCAAACTCCGTCATGAGTCCAGCAAGCTCCAGCCAGTCTGAAGAGCAGCAGTACCTGGAGAAACTCAAACAGCTGTCAAAGTACATTGAGCCACTTCGGAGGATGATCAATAAGATTGATAAAAATGAAG ATAGGAAGAAGGACCTGAGTAAGATGAAGAGCCTCTTGGATATCCTGACTGATCCTTCAAAACG ATGCCCTCTGAAAACTCTACAGAAATGTGAAATTGCTCTGGAGAAGCTCAAGAATGACATGGCTGTG cccactcctccacctccaccagtGCCCCCTACCAAACAGCAGTACTTGTGCCAGCCACTTTTGGATGCTGTCTTGGCAAACATTCGTTCACCAGTCTTCAACCATTCCCTCTACCGTACCTTTGTGCCAGCTATGACTGCGATACATGGCCCTCCAATCAC GGCCCAGATGGCTTCCCCTCGAAAGCGTAAATACGAAGAGGATGAAAGGCAGACCATACCAAATGTATTACAAGGGGAAGTCGCAAGATTAAATCCTAAATTCCTGGTGAAtctggatccctcccattgcagtAATAATGGCACAGTCCACCTCATATGCAAGCTAG ATGACAAGAACCTTCCAAATGTCCCGCCACTACAGCTCAGTGTTCCAGCCGACTATCCAGATCAGAGCCCTCTGTGGATAGACAATTCTCGACAATATG CCAATCCCTTCTTGCAGTCAGTGTATCAGTACATGACATCAAAATTGCTGCAACTTCCAGACAAGCATTCAGTCACAGCACTCTTAAACACCTGGGCACAAAGTATCCGTCAAGCCTGCCTCTCTGCTGCATAA
- the MED15 gene encoding mediator of RNA polymerase II transcription subunit 15 isoform X1: protein MDVSGQETDWRSANFRQKLVSQIEEAMRKAGVAHNKSSKDMENHVFMKAKTREEYLSLVARLILHFRDIHNKKSQASVSDPMNALQNLTGGPPAGAAGMGMASRAQGAPMGGMSGLGPMGQQMSLPGQQPPGTSGMAPHGMSGVSAATQQTQLQLQQMAQQQQQQQQQFQQQQAALQQQQQQQFQAQQSAMQQQFQVQQQQAAAAAAAQQQQQQQQLQAAQQQQQQHMLKLQMQQQQQNQQQMQQQQQLQRIAQMQLQQQAAQVMQVQQQQQQQQQQIPQQQIQQQPSQQVMQQMQQQQQQVAQAQQSQLPPQSQSQSQPQSMVSQAQAISGQIPSQVMSVPFTQQQLKAMQVRAQLVQQQQQAAAAVQAAQAQAAQMGASGQMITATMARGGMQIRPRFPPTTAVSATPPSSIPLGGQQMPQVSQSSITMMSSPSPVQQAQTPQSMPPPPQPQPSPQPGQPTSQPNSNVSSGPAPSPSSFLPSPSPQPSQSPAAARTPQNFSVPSPGPLNTPGNPNSVMSPASSSQSEEQQYLEKLKQLSKYIEPLRRMINKIDKNEDRKKDLSKMKSLLDILTDPSKRCPLKTLQKCEIALEKLKNDMAVPTPPPPPVPPTKQQYLCQPLLDAVLANIRSPVFNHSLYRTFVPAMTAIHGPPITAQMASPRKRKYEEDERQTIPNVLQGEVARLNPKFLVNLDPSHCSNNGTVHLICKLDDKNLPNVPPLQLSVPADYPDQSPLWIDNSRQYAANPFLQSVYQYMTSKLLQLPDKHSVTALLNTWAQSIRQACLSAA, encoded by the exons atcctatgaatgcactgCAGAATCTAACAGGCGGCCCCCCAGCAGGAGCAGCTGGAATGGGCATGGCTTCACGAGCTCAAGGGGCACCAATGGGTGGGATGAGTGGACTTGGGCCAATGGGCCAGCAGATGAGCCTTCCAGGGCAGCAGCCTCCTGGAACCTCTGGGATGGCCCCCCATGGTATGTCTGGCGTCTCTGCAGCTACTCAACAGA CCCAGCTCCAACTGCAACAGAtggcacagcagcagcaacagcagcagcaacaatttCAGCagcaacaggcagctttgcagcagcagcagcagcaacagttccAGGCACAGCAGTCAGCCATGCAACAGCAGTTCCAGGTCCaacagcagcaggcagcagcagcagcagctgcacagcagcagcagcaacagcagcagctgcaagcagcccagcagcagcagcagcagcacatgctcaaactgcagatgcagcagcagcagcaaaatcaGCAACAG atgcagcagcagcagcaactacaGCGAATTGCTCAAATGCAGTTACAGCAGCAGGCAGCTCAGGTTAtgcaggtgcagcagcagcagcagcaacaacaacaacaaataccACAGCAACAAATACAGCAGCAGCCATCTCAGCAAGTCATGCAacagatgcagcagcagcagcagcaggttgcTCAGGCCCAACAGTCTCAGCTTCCACCACAGTCACAGTCACAGTCACAGCCACAGTCCATGGTCTCTCAGGCACAGGCAATCTCAGGACAGATCCCTAGTCAGGTCATGTCCGTACCTTTTACCCAGCAGCAGTTAAAAGCCATGCAG GTAAGAGCTCAactggtgcagcagcagcagcaggcagcggCAGCAGTCCAAGCAGCTCAGGCCCAGGCTGCTCAGATGGGAGCTTCAGGGCAG ATGATCACCGCAACTATGGCCAGAGGTGGGATGCAAATAAGACCACGGTTCCCGCCTACCACCGCTGTATCTGCCACGCCTCCAAGCTCCATTCCTTTGGGCGGACAGCAAATGCCACAG GTCAGCCAGAGCAGCATTACCATGATGTCTTCTCCTTCACCTGTCCAGCAAGCGCAGACACCCCAGTCAATGCCACCACCTCCTCAGCCACAGCCATCACCTCAACCAGGGCAGCCAACTTCTCAGCCAAACTCAAATGTCAG CTCCGGCCCagccccatctcccagcagcttcCTCCCCAGTCCATCTCCTCAaccatcccagagcccagcagCTGCACGAACACCACAGAACtttagtgtcccatctccaggtCCTTTAAACACTCCAG GAAATCCAAACTCCGTCATGAGTCCAGCAAGCTCCAGCCAGTCTGAAGAGCAGCAGTACCTGGAGAAACTCAAACAGCTGTCAAAGTACATTGAGCCACTTCGGAGGATGATCAATAAGATTGATAAAAATGAAG ATAGGAAGAAGGACCTGAGTAAGATGAAGAGCCTCTTGGATATCCTGACTGATCCTTCAAAACG ATGCCCTCTGAAAACTCTACAGAAATGTGAAATTGCTCTGGAGAAGCTCAAGAATGACATGGCTGTG cccactcctccacctccaccagtGCCCCCTACCAAACAGCAGTACTTGTGCCAGCCACTTTTGGATGCTGTCTTGGCAAACATTCGTTCACCAGTCTTCAACCATTCCCTCTACCGTACCTTTGTGCCAGCTATGACTGCGATACATGGCCCTCCAATCAC GGCCCAGATGGCTTCCCCTCGAAAGCGTAAATACGAAGAGGATGAAAGGCAGACCATACCAAATGTATTACAAGGGGAAGTCGCAAGATTAAATCCTAAATTCCTGGTGAAtctggatccctcccattgcagtAATAATGGCACAGTCCACCTCATATGCAAGCTAG ATGACAAGAACCTTCCAAATGTCCCGCCACTACAGCTCAGTGTTCCAGCCGACTATCCAGATCAGAGCCCTCTGTGGATAGACAATTCTCGACAATATG CAGCCAATCCCTTCTTGCAGTCAGTGTATCAGTACATGACATCAAAATTGCTGCAACTTCCAGACAAGCATTCAGTCACAGCACTCTTAAACACCTGGGCACAAAGTATCCGTCAAGCCTGCCTCTCTGCTGCATAA